Below is a genomic region from Candidatus Cloacimonas sp..
CCAGTTCTTGTCCGATTTCTTCTTCCACCGTTGTTAGGGATGATTGTAAACGAGAAATTTCCTTTGGCACTTCTTCCGTTTTGATAGTTCCCGTTTCAATCGCTGGTTCTGGTATTGAGAAGTGTAAAGCGCGCCCGATAAAAAAACCGGGATTTATTGACATTCCGTAAATCTCTTGCACTTATTCTCCGAATCCGCTATCTATCATTGCCTTAATTTCTTCCAACAGATAATCCTCATCTACGCCATCGGCAATAAGTTTTAGTTTTGAACCACATTCCGCAGCCAGCATCATCACTCCCATAATACTTTTACCGTTGATTCTCATTCCATCTTTCTCGATAAAGAAATCACTGCGATATTTTGTGGCAGCTTTAACCAATAGGGCTGAAGGTCTGGCATGCAGACCCAGTTTATTGGTTACTGTCACCTCTATCTGTTTCATCACTTTTGCCTTCTATGCCTTTCAACATTGTTTTCTTACGGATTTCTTCGTTTACTTTACGGTTAAAATCCTCTGCCGCATCATAACCTACTCCTTTCAAAATCATATTCATTGCTGCAACTTCCACTATAACCGACACATTTTTACCGGGAGAAACAGGCAAATAAATGATAGGTATCTTCACTCCCAGATGTTCTGCATAATTACTAACCAAACCAATGCGTTCATAATCCATATTTTCCTGCCAAGGCATAAGCTCAATCTGCAGGTCTATGGTTTTTTGTTGTCGCGTGCGAGCTATGCCAAAAACGCGTTCTACATTTACAAAACCAACGCCGCGAATTTCCATAAAGTAACCGAATTCTCGTCCGGACTTGCCAACCAGCTGATCATCTATATAGCGAAGAGTGATTAAATCATCTCCAACCAAGCTATGACCACGATGAACAAGGTCTAAGGCACATTCACTTTTGCCGATTCCGCTTTTACCGGTTAGCAAAATCCCCAATCCGAAAACATCTACCAAGGTTGCATGGATTGTTTTTTCCAGGGCAAAAATATCACTTAGATAGCGAGATAAATTTTCTATTAGGTTAATGGTAGAAAGCCGGCTGGAGAGTAAAGCGATATTCAGTTCGTTGGCAATGTATTCAATAACGGGAGGTAATGTAAGCCCCTTGGAAATTACAATGCAAGGAATGTCCATTTTAAACATTTCTCGAATGCGGGACACCAAATCATCTTCCCTTAAACTTTGCAAATAGCGAACTTCAGTTTCTCCCAAAACCTGAATCCGGTCGGCGGCAAAAACTTCCAGATAGCCAGTAAGAGCTAAGCCGGGACGATTGATATAAGGCGAACCGATTTTTTTGTTCAGAGTTTCGGGATCGGTGATCAAAGATAGCGCCAGGTCTTTTTTCTTGGCATCGAAAAAGTTATGCACGGTAATTTCTTTCATTAGTGTTCCTCTCTATCTTAAGGAATGATATATAATGTCTTCATTTTATTCTCTGTGGGCTATGAATTTGGCAATAAAGGGTGCCGTTAATCCTTGCTTCGCCCCAAATTTCTATATCTTTTTCGTTTTGGGGCTATTTCAGAATCCGGCAACCCATTCCCTGCCAAATTAGAGTTTTGTTATCCTATTCTAAAATAATCTATTATGGCTCCAACAATTTATAAACGCTGTGGTCTTTCGTTACCAGAACATTAATTCTGTCACTTTCAATATTTTTAAAGATGAGGAAGTCCTCTTTGCTTGCTTCCAGCTTTTCTATCGCTTCGGAAACACTGAGGGATTCCGTTACGACGCGTTTGGTTTTGATGGTTTTTCTTACTTTATTTTCCGTATCAATCTGAAAATCGGTGGTATGAGAATATGTTTCAAATTGTTGCTTCAATGCTCGTTTCTGGTGATCCGTAATGCGATCTTTCAGCTTTTTAATCTGACCTTCCATCTTTTCCACCGCATTATCTATGGCAAGATACATATCCATTTCTTGCGTCTCGCTTTGAAGCGTAAATTTGGCTGCATGAAGTGAAAGTTCACAGATATTGCGGCTGTTTTCCAAAGCCAAAACTACATGCATCGTGATAATTTGATCAAAATACTTGCTCAGCTTTGAACAAGCAGATTCCACATAGTCCCTGATGGCTTTGGTGAGTTCAAAATGACGGGCTGTAATTGTGATTTGCATTTGGGATTCCTCCTTATTAAATTTTGTGTATAGATATATTTTGCAGGTCTTCCATCGCTTCCATCACTGCTTCTGAAAGAGTGGGATGAGCAAAAATAACGGAATCGATATCCTCTATCTTCATTTTATTGGTTATCATAATGGCGCCCTGAGCAATCAGTTCAGTTGCACTGGGACCCAAAATATGCATACCAATTATTTCCGAAGTCGTTTTACGAGCGATAATTTTTACAAAGCCATCGGGATAACCGATTGCCACTGCTTTCCCATTTGCCGAAAAGGGAAATTTACCCACTATCACATCGTCGTAAATACTTTCAGCGTTCTCTTGCGTATAACCTACGGAAGCAATTTCCGGATGCGTAAAAGTGCAACGAGGTATATTAATGTAGTTAATCGGTTTTAGGGGAGCTAAAAACCTTTCCGGATACAAACGCTGAGCGATATGTTCCGCTGAAAGTAAGCCCTGTTTGGAAGATGTATGAGCCAGTTGTAATTTGCCCGTAACATCGCCAATGGCATATACTTTATCACAGTTGGTCTGCATAAAATCATCAATGACAATGGCACCTTTTTCTGTCTTTAGTTCCATATTTTCAATTTTGATATTGCACAGTGGTTTTCTGCCTACACTCATTAAGACCTTATCCGTGGTTAGAGAATTTCCATTGTTTAATTGCAGTTCCAGTTGCCTGTTTTTTTTCTCTATGCTTTGAACGCCGGTATTGGTTAAAATCTTCACTCCCCTTTTTTTGAACTGCAAAGTAAGCCGTTTAGAGATCTCGCTATCCTCCATAATTAGCAACTGAGGCATAAATTCCACGATAGTCACTTTCACTCCGAAGGCAGAAAAGATAGAAGCAAATTCACAGCCGATAACTCCTCCGCCAACAATAACAAGCTCTTCCGGCAATTCCTGCATTTGTAATATACCGGTGGAGGAAAGAATGTCTTGTTCATCAATTGTTATTCCGGGCAGCTTTGCAGTTTCACTTCCAGTAGCCAAAATCAAATATTCACAGCTATAATTTTCTCCTTCCGAGGTTTTGATCACATAATTTCCATTTTCTTTCCTTACGGAAGTGGCAGTTGCTTTTATTACGGGTATGTTGCGTCGATTCAAAATATATTTTATGCCACCTGATAATTGTTCCACTGCGGCATTTTTTCTGGCCAGGATTTGGGCATAATCAATTTCCACTGCTTGTTTGGGTAATCCGAATTTATCCGCAGAGAGCATTTCCAGATATAGTTCGGCACTTTTTACCAATGCTTTGGTTGGAATACAGCCCTCATTTAAACAAATTCCGCCTAAGTTGTCCTTTTCAATAACTATGCAGGAAATTTCATATTGGGCAAGACGAATGGCAGTTTCATAACCACCGGGTCCTCCTCCGATGATGGCAACCTGACTATGTAACATTTATTTTCTCCTGAGATGGCTGTTCAAAATGCCCAGTTCATCTCTATATTTAGTAATTATTCTGCGGGAAATATTAAGTCCCTCATCTTTCAGCAATTCAACCAGTTCTTGATCGCTGTAGGGTTTTTTCTTATTTTCCGTTTCGATCAGACGAATTAAATGGGATTTAACTTTCTGTCTGGAAATGCTTTGATAATCATCATCAAAACCAGCGGTGGAAGTGAAGAAATCCTTAAAAGCATATATTCCGTAAGGCGTTTCCGCATATTTATGTTTCACGACCCGGCTGATGGTTGATTCATTCACTCCCAGGTCTCTGGCTATTACAGCATAAGTTAAAGGTTGCATTTGTCCCGTTCCCAGATAAAAGAAATCGTATTGATGTTTAATTATGGACAGGGAGACCCTTTCCAAAGTTCGCATTCGCATATAGATGGATTTTATCAAGAACTTGGCAGAATTGATTTTTTCGCGCACATACTGCATAGTTTCGCGGTCAAAATAGCCGCGATTGATCATTTTACGGTAATGCGGACTGATAATGATATTGGGGGTTATATGGTCATTGATGATGATTTCATATTCACCGTCTATCATTTTCATTGTTACATCCGGAAAAACATAAGCCGCATTAGAGGATAAAATTCTTAAACCCGGTTTGGGATCAAGCTTGGCTATTTGTTCCTTGGCTGCCATAATGGTTTCTTCCGAAACGCAAAAGGAAGAGGCAATTTTTTGATAGCGGCGGTGAATTAGATTTTCAAAGTGCTCAGAGATCAAACCCGTCAGAATGCGGTTTTGTTTTTGTTCATCAGTCAGCTGAGCCATCAGGCATTCACTCATATCGCGAGCAGAGATGCCTTGAGGGGAAAGGGATAAAACAATATTATGCAATTCTTCAGCTCTTTCCGCCGTTACATTATATTTATGTGCAATCGCAGCAATATTATAACCCTTGGGCAGAAAACCATAGCTATCGCACGAATCCACTAATTCCGTAATAAAATCCGTCTCATTTTCCGGTAGGTCAAACGGGTATAATTGTTCCAAAAATTGCTCTTTGCCATCTTCTTCGTAGCGAATCAACGCTTCCGTATGATCCGTTTCACTTTCCCCCGTCCAGTTCTCATAGCTGGAATGATAATCATTCCAATTATCCAAAATTTCTGTAAGTTCCTGAACCTCGGAAAGGGTTTCCAAATGTCTTTCGCTGGAATCAATTTCTTCAATGGGAGCAGAACTTTCTGGAGCTGATTCTTCAAAAGTGCCTTCTTCCAAATCATCTTCATCTTTTTCTTCGCGCAGTTCCAGCAGAGGATTATTAACCAATTCCTGTTTGATATAGCTTTCCAGCTCCAAAATCGGCAAAGCGAGCATTTTCAAGGACTGCAGCATTTTTGGCTTTAATGCCAGCTCTTGCTTTTGTTTCAGGGACAGGTATTGATCAAAAGTATTCATAGTCGTTGCTAAAAAGGATTTTCCAAAAAGCGATCGCCCAAATACACTTCTTTCGCTGTTTCATCGTTAATAAGTTCCAAAGAAGAACCCGCAACGATTATCTTTCCTTCATAGATAATATAGGCGCGATTCACTATTTTCAAGGTCTCCAACACATTGTGGTCGGTAATCATTATCCCTATGTCTTTATTTCTCAGTTTACCTATAATGTCTTGGATATCGGCAACCGCGATTGGATCAATTCCGGCGAAGGGCTCATCCATAAAGATAAAAGTAGGGTTCGTTACCAAAGTGCGAGTAATTTCCAGCTTTCTTCTTTCGCCTCCGGAAAGAGTATATGCTTTTTGTTTTGCCAGAACCGTTAAGTTCAATTCTTCCATTGCCTCTTCTAAACGGCTTTTTTGCTCTTTTCGGCTGATTTTTAAGGTCTGTAAAATAGCCAAAATATTTTCCTCCACCGTCAGCTTAGCAAAAATAGAAGGTGCCTGAGCCAAATATCCCAAGCCCAAACGAGCTCTTTTGAACATTGGCTTATGAGATATATCCTTATCATCATAAAAGACCTTTCCTTGATTGGGCTTTGCTAATCCGATAATCATATAAAAAGTGGTGGTCTTTCCAGCTCCATTGGGACCCAAAATCCCCACTACTTCTCCCTGATTCATTTCCAGAGAAAGATCATTTACTACGGCTCTTTTGCCGTATATTTTAACGAGGTTTTGAGCTCGAATTTTATGCATATCCATAATAATAATATCTAATCGAAAGCCATATTTTTGTCAAGAAATACTTGCAAATGGATTGAATTTTGCTACTGTGTCTGAAGGAGGCAAGAATAGGTAAATTTATTCCCAAGAAGACAATAGAAAGATCATAGCATTATTAGATTTCTTGTTTTGCCCCATTATTTAAACGAAAACCAAGAAATTAAGGAAGCATCAGCATATTATTTTGCTTTTTATTTGCCAAGCTGACGCTCCAACAAAATTAACGATACCTATCCCAAAATATTCTATCATACTGGCTAACCTATTAAACCCCATATAGATACAAAGCCCACTTGACAAACGAGCATTTTGCCTTATTATATTTATGAATGGCAAAATTATGGAGGAAAAATGAAAACACGCTATTGGATTGTCCCTTTGCTGTTAATTCTATGCTTATTGACGGCAGCTAAAAAAGAAAAATACGGTTCCATCTATGGTTCCATTACCGAGACAGGTAAAAATGCCTTTGTAGCAGATATCACTGTGCAATGTCTGCAAAAAAACACTGTCATTGCCACCGCTGTTTCCGACCAGAATGGTTTTTACCGATTTGATAAACTAAAACCAGGAACTTACACCATTAAGATAAACGATCCCAATTTTGTGGTTTATGAAAATCAGAAAGTGAAGATAAAAGCCAATAAACCTGCTTTATTAAATATTGTGCTGGTTGCCAATCCACAAAAACCTGTTTCTGAAAAGAAAATGGAAATAGGTAAGCTATCCATAACCGTTACCGATAATAATACTCCCCTTCAATATGCTAATGTGGCTATTTATGACAATAATAAAAGCCTAACGGGTGGTCGGACAGATGCCCAAGGGAAAGCAGTTATTTTAAATATTCCTGCCGGTACATATTCTATAAAATGTTCATTAATTGGTTATAATACAGTTGAAAAGAGTAATACCACAATTGAAGCAGGGAAAACAACCACTCTTACAATAACAATGCAAAAAACTGGAATCAAACTGGAGAGTGTAAAGGTCAATGCTGTTTCCGATATGGATGTAGTGCCGTGGCAGACATTATCCGCTATTCACAATCCATATATAACTCCTTCTAA
It encodes:
- the lptB gene encoding LPS export ABC transporter ATP-binding protein, with protein sequence MHKIRAQNLVKIYGKRAVVNDLSLEMNQGEVVGILGPNGAGKTTTFYMIIGLAKPNQGKVFYDDKDISHKPMFKRARLGLGYLAQAPSIFAKLTVEENILAILQTLKISRKEQKSRLEEAMEELNLTVLAKQKAYTLSGGERRKLEITRTLVTNPTFIFMDEPFAGIDPIAVADIQDIIGKLRNKDIGIMITDHNVLETLKIVNRAYIIYEGKIIVAGSSLELINDETAKEVYLGDRFLENPF
- the raiA gene encoding ribosome-associated translation inhibitor RaiA encodes the protein MQITITARHFELTKAIRDYVESACSKLSKYFDQIITMHVVLALENSRNICELSLHAAKFTLQSETQEMDMYLAIDNAVEKMEGQIKKLKDRITDHQKRALKQQFETYSHTTDFQIDTENKVRKTIKTKRVVTESLSVSEAIEKLEASKEDFLIFKNIESDRINVLVTKDHSVYKLLEP
- the rpoN gene encoding RNA polymerase factor sigma-54, with the protein product MNTFDQYLSLKQKQELALKPKMLQSLKMLALPILELESYIKQELVNNPLLELREEKDEDDLEEGTFEESAPESSAPIEEIDSSERHLETLSEVQELTEILDNWNDYHSSYENWTGESETDHTEALIRYEEDGKEQFLEQLYPFDLPENETDFITELVDSCDSYGFLPKGYNIAAIAHKYNVTAERAEELHNIVLSLSPQGISARDMSECLMAQLTDEQKQNRILTGLISEHFENLIHRRYQKIASSFCVSEETIMAAKEQIAKLDPKPGLRILSSNAAYVFPDVTMKMIDGEYEIIINDHITPNIIISPHYRKMINRGYFDRETMQYVREKINSAKFLIKSIYMRMRTLERVSLSIIKHQYDFFYLGTGQMQPLTYAVIARDLGVNESTISRVVKHKYAETPYGIYAFKDFFTSTAGFDDDYQSISRQKVKSHLIRLIETENKKKPYSDQELVELLKDEGLNISRRIITKYRDELGILNSHLRRK
- the lpdA gene encoding dihydrolipoyl dehydrogenase — encoded protein: MLHSQVAIIGGGPGGYETAIRLAQYEISCIVIEKDNLGGICLNEGCIPTKALVKSAELYLEMLSADKFGLPKQAVEIDYAQILARKNAAVEQLSGGIKYILNRRNIPVIKATATSVRKENGNYVIKTSEGENYSCEYLILATGSETAKLPGITIDEQDILSSTGILQMQELPEELVIVGGGVIGCEFASIFSAFGVKVTIVEFMPQLLIMEDSEISKRLTLQFKKRGVKILTNTGVQSIEKKNRQLELQLNNGNSLTTDKVLMSVGRKPLCNIKIENMELKTEKGAIVIDDFMQTNCDKVYAIGDVTGKLQLAHTSSKQGLLSAEHIAQRLYPERFLAPLKPINYINIPRCTFTHPEIASVGYTQENAESIYDDVIVGKFPFSANGKAVAIGYPDGFVKIIARKTTSEIIGMHILGPSATELIAQGAIMITNKMKIEDIDSVIFAHPTLSEAVMEAMEDLQNISIHKI
- the hprK gene encoding HPr(Ser) kinase/phosphatase, giving the protein MKEITVHNFFDAKKKDLALSLITDPETLNKKIGSPYINRPGLALTGYLEVFAADRIQVLGETEVRYLQSLREDDLVSRIREMFKMDIPCIVISKGLTLPPVIEYIANELNIALLSSRLSTINLIENLSRYLSDIFALEKTIHATLVDVFGLGILLTGKSGIGKSECALDLVHRGHSLVGDDLITLRYIDDQLVGKSGREFGYFMEIRGVGFVNVERVFGIARTRQQKTIDLQIELMPWQENMDYERIGLVSNYAEHLGVKIPIIYLPVSPGKNVSVIVEVAAMNMILKGVGYDAAEDFNRKVNEEIRKKTMLKGIEGKSDETDRGDSNQ
- a CDS encoding HPr family phosphocarrier protein — protein: MKQIEVTVTNKLGLHARPSALLVKAATKYRSDFFIEKDGMRINGKSIMGVMMLAAECGSKLKLIADGVDEDYLLEEIKAMIDSGFGE